One Gambusia affinis linkage group LG15, SWU_Gaff_1.0, whole genome shotgun sequence genomic window carries:
- the LOC122844495 gene encoding LOW QUALITY PROTEIN: short transient receptor potential channel 4-like (The sequence of the model RefSeq protein was modified relative to this genomic sequence to represent the inferred CDS: inserted 1 base in 1 codon), giving the protein MSQLYYRRTDSSSYRDRIPLRIVRAESELSPLEKAYLGAVEKGDYASVKQALEEAEIYFKININCIDPLGRTALLIAIENENLEIIELLLSFSVYVGDALLHAIRKEVVGAVELLLNHKKPSGGMQVPPILLDKQFSDFTPDITPIILAAHTNNYEIIKLLVQKGVSMPQPHEVRCNCVECVSGSDVDSLRHSRSRLNIYKALSSPSLIALSSEDPFLTAFRLSWELQELSKVENEFKSEYEELSQQCKQFAKDLLDQTRSSRELEMILNYRDNANLLEEEGNNDLARLKLAIKYHQKEFVAQPNCQQLLASRWYDEFPGWRRRHWPGKFITCVFIGLLYPVFALCYLIVPKSRYGLFIRKPFIKFICHTASYLTFLFLLLLASQHIVTTEQDRQNRQGPPPTTVEWMILPWVLGFIWAEIKQMWDGGFQDYVHDWWNLMDFVMNSLYLATISLKIVAYTKYSGTKPRNQWEMWHPTLVAEAVFAIANIFSSLRLISLFTANSHLGPLQISLGRMLLDILKFLFIYCLVLLAFANGLNQLYFYYETKASEEKGKCKGIRCVEQNNAFSTLFETLQSLFWSIFGLISLYVTNVDPDHQFTEFVGATMFGTYNIISLVVLLNMLIAMMNNSYQHIADHADIEWKFARTKLWMSYFEEGATVPAPFNIIPSPKTFWYLMCWIKRQVCKRTLSKRTKSFGTLGRRAAENVRINHQYQEVLRNLVKRYVAAMIRDAKTEEGLTEDNFKELKQDISSFRYEVMGMMKTGKPALQGAMASSSSVDSSLAYPNSSLKISPGLPASQAKSKLNRFKITASILKQTSSLASPRPPEASNGLPNGLLASDKGCSEPSSQRKNCSKDISDFSLFQKRHWNGKEVPSGSGEVLREMYSLSEEAGESGGSDTEEERKEDTAKAEEELLVNKSDEDFPENKEELNINRSLECEDKQPEEXKKKSSSTRKKP; this is encoded by the exons ATGTCACAGCTGTATTACCGGAGGACTGACAGCTCTTCATACCGGGACCGCATCCCGTTACGAATTGTGCGGGCTGAGTCGGAGCTGTCGCCTTTAGAAAAAGCCTACCTCGGAGCTGTGGAGAAGGGAGACTACGCCAGTGTCAAACAAGCCCTGGAG GAGGCCGAGATCTACTTTAAGATCAACATCAACTGCATTGATCCCCTTGGCCGCACGGCTCTGCTCATTGCCATTGAGAATGAGAATTTGGAAATCATTGAGCTTTTGCTGAGCTTCAGTGTCTATGTCGGTGATGCCCTGCTTCATGCTATCCGCAAGGAAGTGGTGGGAGCcgtggagctgctgctgaatcATAAGAAGCCAAGTGGAGGCATGCAG GTTCCCCCTATCTTATTGGACAAGCAGTTTTCTGACTTCACCCCTGACATCACTCCCATCATTCTTGCTGCACACACCAATAACTATGAAATCATCAAGCTTCTGGTGCAGAAAGGTGTGTCTATGCCACAGCCACATGAG GTGCGCTGCAACTGTGTGGAGTGTGTGTCTGGTTCAGACGTGGACAGCCTGCGGCACTCTCGGTCTCGCCTCAACATCTACAAAGCGCTGTCGAGTCCCTCTCTAATTGCGCTCTCCAGCGAAGATCCCTTTCTCACTGCATTCAGGCTCAGCTGGGAGCTGCAGGAGCTCAGCAAg GTGGAGAATGAGTTCAAATCTGAGTATGAGGAGCTGTCTCAGCAGTGTAAACAGTTTGCTAAAGACCTCCTGGACCAAACGAGAAGCTCCAGAGAGCTGGAAATGATCCTGAACTACAGAGACAATGCCAACTTACTGGAAGAGGAAGGGAATAATGACCTTGCAAGACTCAAACTAGCAATCAAGTACCATCAAAAAGAG tttgtggCTCAGCCAAACTGTCAGCAGCTCCTGGCCTCAAGGTGGTATGATGAGTTTCCTGGGTGGAGGCGGCGCCACTGGCCAGGAAAATTCATCACCTGTGTCTTCATTGGCCTCCTCTACCCTGTTTTTGCCCTTTGTTACCTCATCGTACCCAAAAGTCGCTATGGCCTCTTCATCCGCAAGCCCTTCATCAAGTTTATCTGCCACACTGCATCGTACCTGACctttctgttcctgctgctgcttgcCTCCCAGCATATTGTCACCACAGAACAAGACAGGCAGAACCGACAGGGCCCTCCACCGACCACTGTAGAGTGGATGATACTGCCATGGGTGTTGG GATTTATTTGGGCAGAGATCAAGCAAATGTGGGATGGTGGTTTCCAGGATTATGTCCATGACTGGTGGAACCTGATGGACTTTGTCATGAACTCTCTTTACCTGGCCACTATATCCCTCAAGATTGTAGCCTACACCAAG TACAGTGGTACTAAACCCAGGAACCAGTGGGAAATGTGGCACCCCACTTTAGTAGCTGAGGCAGTGTTTGCCATTGCAAACATATTCAGTTCCCTGCGCCTCATCTCCCTCTTCACCGCCAATTCCCATCTGGGGCCTCTGCAGATCTCACTCGGCCGAATGCTACTGGATATTCTGAAGttcctttttatttactgtctg GTTCTCCTGGCCTTCGCTAATGGGCTTAACCAGCTGTACTTTTACTACGAGACAAAAGCTTcggaagagaaaggaaaatgcAAAGGGATCCGCTGTGTTGAGCAGAATAATGCTTTCTCCAC GTTGTTTGAGACCCTACAATCCCTTTTCTGGTCTATCTTTGGACTAATCAGCCTCTATGTAACCAATGTGGATCCAGACCACCAGTTTACTGAATTTGTTGGTGCCACCATGTTTGGGACATACAACATAATTTCCCTGGTGGTGCTCCTCAACATGCTGATAGCCATGATGAATAACTCTTATCAGCACATTGCT GACCATGCAGACATTGAGTGGAAGTTCGCAAGAACAAAGTTGTGGATGAGTTACTTTGAGGAGGGTGCCACGGTTCCCGCCCCTTTCAACATTATTCCAAGCCCCAAAACATTCTGGTACCTCATGTGTTGGATCAAGAGACAAGTGTGTAAGAGGACTCTGTCCAAGAGAACAAAAAGCTTTGGAACTCTTGGA AGACGGGCTGCGGAAAACGTGAGGATAAACCATCAATATCAG GAGGTATTGAGGAACCTGGTAAAACGCTATGTGGCTGCAATGATCAGAGATGCTAAGACAGAGGAGGGCCTGACTGAAGACAACTTCAAG GAGTTGAAGCAAGATATTTCCAGCTTCCGTTATGAGGTGATGGGCATGATGAAGACGGGAAAGCCTGCTCTACAGGGCGCGATGGCCAGTTCCAGTTCAGTGGATTCCAGTCTTGCTTATCCAAATTCCTCGCTCAAAATCTCCCCTGGCCTTCCAGCCAGCCAGGCAAAGAGCAAGCTCAACCGATTCAAGATCACTGCATCCATCCTCAAACAAACCAGCTCTCTTGCTTCACCCAGGCCTCCTGAAGCATCCAACGGTCTTCCTAATGGACTCTTGGCGTCAGATAAGGGTTGCAGTGAACCATCGAGCCAGCGGAAAAACTGCTCCAAAGATATTAGTGACTTTAGTTTGTTTCAAAAACGCCACTGGAATGGTAAAGAAGTCCCATCAGGGTCTGGCGAGGTTCTGAGAGAGATGTACTCACTGTCAGAGGAGGCAGGAGAGTCAGGGGGTTCAGACacagaagaggagaggaaggaggatACAGCTAAGGCTGAAGAAGAACTGCTGGTGAATAAATCGGATGAAGACTTTCCAGAGAATAAAGAAGAGCTAAACATTAACAGAAGCCTTGAATGTGAAGATAAACAacctgaag gaaagaaaaaatctagCTCCACAAGAAAGAAACCATGA